A single region of the Fimbriimonadaceae bacterium genome encodes:
- the ribD gene encoding bifunctional diaminohydroxyphosphoribosylaminopyrimidine deaminase/5-amino-6-(5-phosphoribosylamino)uracil reductase RibD translates to MSEKTPEFWMARAVELSRRGFPAPNPHVGCVIVRQGECVGEGWHDFAGGPHAEAVALQQAGGRAHGAEAYVTLEPCNHVGRTGPCSEALISAGVKRVSFACPDPNPKAQGGSARLREAGIETSVGLLQMEAAEANRVWLTAMRLQRPYVCLKAAMTLDGRIALPSGESQWITSEESRAAAHRLRAEMGAVLVGSGTVLADNPKLTARIEGVVNQPARIVLDPERALNGTESVFSAADAKVCWVVAGEPANERQIGFEAVSGQFDLTKVLRHLWGLGVTSILVEGGAKTIASFVQAKLFDEIALFIAPKVFGSGPAWIEGSITKQLADVPNLKIESIERIGPDLFLRAFPA, encoded by the coding sequence ATGAGCGAAAAGACGCCTGAATTCTGGATGGCTCGCGCGGTTGAACTCTCCCGCCGAGGATTTCCCGCGCCAAATCCCCACGTCGGCTGTGTGATCGTTCGGCAGGGCGAATGCGTAGGCGAGGGATGGCACGATTTCGCTGGCGGCCCGCATGCCGAAGCTGTCGCGCTTCAGCAAGCAGGTGGTCGAGCCCATGGCGCAGAAGCTTATGTCACGCTGGAACCCTGCAATCACGTGGGCCGTACGGGACCATGTTCCGAAGCTCTCATCTCAGCAGGCGTCAAACGGGTCTCTTTTGCATGTCCAGACCCCAACCCAAAGGCGCAGGGAGGATCTGCGCGCTTACGTGAAGCTGGAATCGAAACGTCGGTCGGCCTATTGCAAATGGAAGCTGCTGAAGCAAACCGTGTGTGGTTGACAGCAATGCGACTTCAGCGACCATATGTTTGTCTCAAAGCGGCCATGACCCTCGATGGACGGATCGCCCTTCCAAGTGGCGAGAGCCAGTGGATCACATCTGAGGAGTCGAGGGCTGCCGCGCACCGGCTTCGCGCAGAGATGGGAGCTGTTTTAGTCGGCAGTGGCACCGTGCTTGCCGACAATCCCAAACTCACGGCTCGGATAGAAGGTGTTGTGAACCAGCCTGCACGGATCGTGTTAGACCCAGAAAGGGCTCTAAACGGCACGGAGAGCGTCTTTTCTGCTGCTGACGCAAAAGTATGCTGGGTGGTAGCAGGCGAGCCCGCAAACGAGCGCCAAATCGGTTTTGAAGCGGTGAGTGGACAATTTGACCTTACCAAGGTGTTGCGGCATCTGTGGGGATTGGGTGTAACTTCGATCTTGGTTGAAGGTGGCGCGAAGACAATCGCTTCGTTCGTTCAGGCCAAACTCTTTGATGAGATAGCCCTTTTTATTGCTCCAAAGGTCTTTGGAAGCGGTCCCGCTTGGATCGAAGGTTCGATCACGAAACAGCTTGCTGACGTGCCGAACCTCAAAATCGAATCTATAGAGCGGATAGGCCCTGACCTCTTCCTGCGGGCTTTTCCTGCCTAA
- the rpe gene encoding ribulose-phosphate 3-epimerase — MNRVEIAPSILSCDFSRVGEAVRAMIDAGTDRIHFDVMDGQFVPPITFGAQMVENLRNYGDLCFEAHLMTQTPEAHFQAFADAGADVIIFHAEATVHAHRLIGQLRNMGIRPGIAINPATPVDAIEEVLGEIDLALVMTVNPGWGGQKFIGKALEKVTAIHKAYPELDIEVDGGIDPSTIGAARIAGANVFVSGSYLVKQSSYAQGLEELRRACG, encoded by the coding sequence ATGAATAGAGTTGAAATTGCTCCATCGATTCTCTCGTGCGACTTTTCTCGTGTAGGCGAGGCCGTAAGGGCGATGATCGACGCGGGCACCGACCGCATCCACTTTGATGTCATGGACGGTCAGTTCGTGCCCCCGATTACCTTTGGCGCGCAAATGGTCGAGAATCTGCGCAACTACGGTGACCTCTGTTTTGAAGCCCATCTCATGACACAGACCCCTGAGGCCCATTTCCAAGCCTTCGCTGATGCCGGGGCCGATGTGATCATCTTCCATGCCGAAGCCACAGTCCATGCACATCGCCTGATTGGGCAATTGCGAAACATGGGGATACGGCCCGGTATCGCGATCAATCCTGCAACACCTGTTGATGCGATTGAAGAAGTGCTCGGCGAAATCGACCTTGCTCTGGTCATGACTGTCAATCCAGGTTGGGGAGGACAAAAATTTATCGGTAAGGCGTTGGAGAAGGTGACCGCCATCCACAAGGCTTATCCAGAGCTCGATATTGAGGTCGACGGTGGGATCGACCCTTCGACGATTGGGGCGGCGCGGATTGCAGGCGCAAATGTGTTCGTCTCAGGAAGCTATCTCGTGAAGCAATCCAGCTATGCACAGGGGTTGGAGGAGTTGCGCCGGGCATGTGGCTGA